Part of the Zingiber officinale cultivar Zhangliang chromosome 8A, Zo_v1.1, whole genome shotgun sequence genome, ACCCATTATGTTAACCATGCAACTAGAAGTTCTAGTGATCATCCTCATCAATCTCAATTGTACTTTTAGCACGGATGGTAATATCAAATAGGCTTCGATTTGCGGATAATGTCAATAATTGACACATCTTAAGCCAGAGTCCTTGTCCAACTCATTGTGAAATCTCTATCCTATATGGGTGAGTACCTAGCTTATAGCCGACGGCCAAATGAATAGGGGGTGAAATCTCTATCCTATGGAATCACAATGGAAGAGAGTTAATAATGGAATAAAAAGTAAAATGAATGGAAGATATGAGATTATTCACGCCATTCCAACGCTAGCAGGTTATTGTCCTCAGATAGAGGAAAGTAGCCCACCACAATACTATACCTCAATTCTTCCATCATCTATTTGACATACATTCTTGTACAAGAACTGGTTATGCATTTAATTCACAGTAGTCTGCCAAAGAAGCAACCTAATTCATGAAAACGCGTAGCAGAAGTTTCTTATCTCCATTCTTCCCCCTTTCCCCAAATAATTGAactcacaagaaataaatgctacCCTAAGGTTCAGGTATTTTTCATCTATATACATCTCCCCGACTCGAATGTTGAGCAAACCCTTTGAATCTATACATCAGATCgtggataaaaaaaattaatcagaaGAATGGTGATATATAAACAAACGGTGATAAACGACGACGGACCCAAATCACCAATATGCCACGCTCCCGTGCTGCTGCAACGGCCTGGATCACGGTCGGGACGATGCCCTGGCCGCCTGCGACGGGCAACGGGCTCCCTCTCTCCGCTAAAATGAAATCCTTCTGCCAATTGATCCAAATAAAACCATAAATCGAAGCAAAAGACCAAATCAAAAGAGGATTCTTCGATTGGGCTTACCTGCATATCGATGACGAGCATCGCCGTCTCACTTCATTCCGGTGCAGGGCCGGACCTGAGCACAGTCCCAAGAGTCAACTGTCTCAGGGCCCATCATCTTAGGGGGCCCATTAGTTGGAGCACAATAGAGTGTTTTTATAATAATCATGCTACACTTTTCAggacttaattataattttaaaaactttatgtaAAAGTGTAAAATAATAAGTTAACCCTATTTCCCCTTTTTCTTCCATAGGTTCTCGATTTTTCATTTCCCCTGCCGCCAGCAACTAACGCCGTCGGTCTGCACTGCTGCTGCACGCTTTACGTCGTTCGTGAGTCTTCCAAGGTGAAGGTCCTCGTCTTCCCTAAAAGATTAGTATTTTTTTTCCCTCTGCACTTTGGTGCAGGGAGACTTCTATCGCTCTCTTGACGTTTTATTTGTTTTGATGGTTGCTTTCGTCTTTTGTTTTGCAGCTATGGAAGAGGGTTTTCACGGAAACTTCTGTGGAACTTAAGCTTCTCAGGGAGAAGTGGAAGCTATTGCTAGCCGGACTCATATTTCAGGTATTTTCTTTTTTGTTGAAATCTCAAGTATTATTTTTTagcatttattctatttttttcagTGTATTCCGGTCTTGGATTGTGATACCAGAATtcactttttctttttcattttatatttttctcAATCATTTTTCTGATAGGGCAGTCTTCTTGAGTTGTGTAATCTGCTTTTTTGATTTATCGATCCTAATCAGTAATAAGATATTAGTTTTTATCTCTTGATGCAAAAACATTCATAGTTGCAGTAGTAAGAATTGGAATCTTATTTATATCTTGTATATTTGCTTACAGTTAACTAAGAGGAGCATAATataggtaaaaatatcaaattggaaATTCTTCCCTTGAGgtgggtttttcttgtagttaatataatttcttagaaaatttttgacAACATAAGACTATAAGAGTTTTAATATTTAGATAATTCTTACATATTTTTTAGGTAAAATATAATTAATGGCTTCCAATCCCAAACATCTATCTGGCTatcagaaaagaaagagaaagcaaAAGGAAGAAGCATTAATTCAAAGTCAAGCAGGAgatattgataaatatttttctaGTAACAAGAGAATGATGGTAGAAGAAACAATTGATAATCCAACGAATGTGGAACAAGAGAATGAAAGCAACATTCATGTTGAAGAACTTGATCAATCTTTGGATATAGAATTGATTCAAACCCTCAATGTAAATGAATCGAATGATGAAGATGATGTGGATGTGGTTAATAATCAATCTGAAAATCAAGAGACTTTGTTTCCACTTAATGTTGATGATCCAGCAAATTGGGATAAGATTGATCAAAATATTCGGGATTTTTTAGTTGAAAGGGGTTCAAGTAGAGTTGATGGTGTTTTGTTTCCTAAGGACAATAATGGTAGGCATTTTGATGCATCACATTACAAGAGATTACTACCTAATGGCGAAAAAAAAGATAGAAAGTGGCTTGTGTATTCAATTTCTTCCGACAAAGTATTTTGCTTCTGTTGCAAATTATTCAAAACTCAAAGTACCATGTACAAAATTGGTCAATTGGCTAATGAAGGGTACAAAGATTGGCATAACTTGAGTCGTAGTCTGAAAAATCATGAAGCAAGTAAGGAACATATTGATTGTATGATTAATTGGATTGAATTGGAGAAAAGGTTGGAAAAAAATAAGACAATTGATGATAGTATACAAGTAGAAATCAACAAAGAGAAGGAGCATTGGAGACAACTATTAAAGAGGATAATTGCTATTGTGCATAGATTGGCAAAAAACAACTTGGCATTTCGAGGAGATTATGAGAAAATTTATGCTGAAAACAATGGCAATTTTTTGCAAATGATTGAAATGATAGCAGAGTTTGATCCAATAATGAAAGAACACATTCGTCGGATACAATCAAGTGAAACTCATTATACATATCTTGGTCCTAAAATCCAAAATGAGTTGATACAGATGTTGGCACATGAAGTGAAAAAATCAATCATTGCAAAAGTTAAAAAGGCCAAATATTATGCAGTTATACTAGATTGTACTCCAGATGCAGGTCATGAGGAACAAATGTCCCTTGTAATACGTTGTGTGGATGATTCAGCAACCTCTGCAGTGATAGAAGAATATTGGGTTGAATTTTTGAAGGTAGATGATACATCAGGACTTGGACTTTTTACTGAGTTAAAAACTGTGTTGAAAAATCTTGGACTTAATCTTGATGATATAAGAGGCCAAGGATATGACAACGGAtcaaatatgaaaggaaaacataaTGGAGTGCAGAGAAGATTATTAGATATTAACCCTAGAGCTTTCTATACTCCTTGTGGATGTCACagcctaaatttggcattatGTGATATTGCGAATTGTTGTCCTCAAGCTATGTCATTTTTTGGAGTAATACAACGGATATATAAATTGTTCTCATCTTCTACCAAGCGATGGaaaattttcaaacatcacaTGGAAGGTTTAACACTTAAGCCATTGTCACAAACCCGTTGGGAAAGTCACGTTGAAAGTGTGAGACCAATAAAAGAACAAATTTCAAAGATAAGAGATGCTTTACTTGACTTAGCAGACATGGGTGATGATCCAACAGGAAAGAGTGAGGCTGAGTCTTTAGCAACACATgatcttgaaaattttgaattcttggTTGGTTTGGTAATTTGGTATAAGTTGTTGCATTCAGTAAATATTGTAAGCAAGATTCTCCAAGCTGAAGATGTAGATATTGATGTTGCTATTAAACATATAAAGGGTCTTATGTTGAATTTTGAAGAATATAGAGAACATGGATTTGAAAAGGCTGTTAATGAAGCTAAACAAATGGCAAATGAATTGGGAATTGAAGCTTCATTCAAGGAAAAACGTattattagaagaaaaaaatagtttGATGAAACTATTACAAATGAGGTAACACAATCAGCGGAGGAATCTTTCAGAGTTAACTACTTTCTCTTTTTGATTGATCAAGGGTATTCTTCTCTACAAAGCCGGtttgaacaatttaaaaaatatgaagaaaCTTTTGGGTTTTTATTCAGTTTGGAGAAATTAAAGTGTGTTGATGATGATAATTTGTTAAGATCTTGTGAAAATCTTGAACAATGTTTAAAGCATAATGACAATTCTGATATTGATGGACATGAGTTATTCATGGAGTTAACTCTTTTGAAGTATTCTTTACCAACAGAAGCAAAAAGAGCAATAGACGTGTTGAATCATCTCAAAGATGTGGATGGTTGTTATCCGAATGCTTATATTGCTTACAGAATTTTGTTGACTATACCAGTTACAGTTGCAACTGCCGAAAGAAGTTTCTCGAAGTTGAAATTGATCAAAAATTATCTTCGATCAACTATGTCACAAGAAAGATTGAACGGGCTGGCCATGCTGTCAATTGAGAAGAAAATTGTGGAATATCTTGATTACTCatgcttaattgatatttttgcATCAAAAACGACAAAACGTGTTATATTTAAGTGAGTATTGGTAATATctataatttattattgtttaaCTAAATTACATATATTGTATATAcaatttcaaattaatattttgcTTTGTATTTTGTAGGTCTTAATGAAGAATACTtttgattaagaaaaattaattacaGGGGCCTAATTTTGAAACTTCGACTCAGGCCTACGAAAACTCAGGTACGGCCCTGTTCCGGTGCCGCCATCGTGGCCCTCGCTCTCGACTGCGACGGAGCAAGCAAGAAAGTAAGCGCACACCAAACAAACCACTCATTTATCCAAATCGAATcaaattatttccttttatatatatatatatatatatatatatatatatatatatatatatatatatatatatatatatatatatataattaaattaattttattttttatttattcttcGTTTAGAAGAGGAGTCTTGGCGTAACGATAAAATTGTTATCATGTAACcaaaaggtctcgggttcgaatgtACTGGAAACAATCTCTTATAAAAAAAacaaggtaaggctgcgtacaattgATCTTTCCCCGGGACCTCGCATGACagaagcttcgtgcaccggactacttttttttttttgttcaatttttttctaGATCAATTAGAATAGGATAAAATTGTGATTAGAGAAGGGGAGAGATGAGAAAAGGGGAGAGTATTTAACTATAACACAAACAAAGATATGATATTTAATGGTAGGTTAATGACTTACACATTTTTTATTAACAAAACTGATCGTGATTAATCACAAGTAATACATCATATACATCACCAATGGCTAGCATCTAGCAAACATACCATGAATTGTGTACATCTAGCACGTAGTTAATCGATTAACCTTCCATAACATCATTGGCAATCAACCTTGAGCATAGCTTGCAATCAGAATGACTGCTAATGATGTTATGCCTTCCTCCAACCCTATACCCACTGCATGGCCGCATGCATGTGAAATACTTAAGTTCCTTGCTCTCCTCCACGGTCAGAATCCTCCAGCAAGAGAAGGAGCCCAGAAATCTGCACCATCGTCGCCTCCTACGTGCATGGTGAAGGACACTGGCACAAGGCACAGCCCTCGGCTCTTCAAGTccttaatttcttcttcttcttcttcctcttcctcctcctcctcctcattatTTCCCTGTTAAATAATTGAAAACAGTGGTTCCTGTTCAGCTTAATTGTCTAATTATCCCCTGTTTAGACAGTGGTACTTTACTTTGTGTGGAGGGGATTGCTAAGCCTAATTCATAATTATACTCAcaggctgctgctgctgctgctgatgaTGATATTGCTGCAGGTATGGCGAGCTCAGTGCCTACAAAGATATATTATAAACAAGAGATCGATCAATCCAACCTCCTGATTTTACAAGACACCGATAACTAAAATATAgtactgcatatatatatatatatatatatatatatatatatatatacaacaatTCTGATGTAGCTTTTACTGCGTGCGTGCTGCATGCGCACCATCAGCTTTTTGTTTTATAAAAACACAGAAACGCTTCGCTTGCTTTCAGTGTACCAGTTTAGAGAGAAAGAGAGTAGAGATTTGACCTCGATTTGACTCTGGAGGAATCTGATGTACCCAATGGCTTCTTGCAATACCGACGCTGTGTCAGTCTAAAAAGGAGTACTCTATGTCAGCTAAAATTCTTATAATCTATAATCAATTTCAAACTTTGATAATTATTGAGAGCTCCATGATGGTTGATAATTATATACACGCATAGCATTAAAAGATGCATTCAATACCTTGCCAAATGGCGACACTAACTGGTGCAGTGCTGTTATTCTATCCCCCAGCTTCTCCTTTCTCACCTGTTATCATCACTGACCATTAATTTCCCAAAAGCAATTCTTTTAGCTAGCAGAATATCtagaaaactaaaactaaatatttatatATGAACCTTGAGACTAGATTGTGGAGAGGAAGAGCcttgaaccctagctttcttcAAAGTTGGAGCAGCTTCTGTGCTGTTTCCCTGAAATTGTGCATCACAAGTTTCAGAAATAGAGAATTTTCGTATGATCTTCCTGATGAATAATT contains:
- the LOC122010992 gene encoding zinc finger MYM-type protein 1-like, yielding MASNPKHLSGYQKRKRKQKEEALIQSQAGDIDKYFSSNKRMMVEETIDNPTNVEQENESNIHVEELDQSLDIELIQTLNVNESNDEDDVDVVNNQSENQETLFPLNVDDPANWDKIDQNIRDFLVERGSSRVDGVLFPKDNNGRHFDASHYKRLLPNGEKKDRKWLVYSISSDKVFCFCCKLFKTQSTMYKIGQLANEGYKDWHNLSRSLKNHEASKEHIDCMINWIELEKRLEKNKTIDDSIQVEINKEKEHWRQLLKRIIAIVHRLAKNNLAFRGDYEKIYAENNGNFLQMIEMIAEFDPIMKEHIRRIQSSETHYTYLGPKIQNELIQMLAHEVKKSIIAKVKKAKYYAVILDCTPDAGHEEQMSLVIRCVDDSATSAVIEEYWVEFLKVDDTSGLGLFTELKTVLKNLGLNLDDIRGQGYDNGSNMKGKHNGVQRRLLDINPRAFYTPCGCHSLNLALCDIANCCPQAMSFFGVIQRIYKLFSSSTKRWKIFKHHMEGLTLKPLSQTRWESHVESVRPIKEQISKIRDALLDLADMGDDPTGKSEAESLATHDLENFEFLVGLVIWYKLLHSVNIVSKILQAEDVDIDVAIKHIKGLMLNFEEYREHGFEKAVNEAKQMANELGIEASFKEKRYSSLQSRFEQFKKYEETFGFLFSLEKLKCVDDDNLLRSCENLEQCLKHNDNSDIDGHELFMELTLLKYSLPTEAKRAIDVLNHLKDVDGCYPNAYIAYRILLTIPVTVATAERSFSKLKLIKNYLRSTMSQERLNGLAMLSIEKKIVEYLDYSCLIDIFASKTTKRVIFK
- the LOC122009628 gene encoding transcription factor bHLH68-like; protein product: MVSSVATHTSATGFHDQHHQAQSHGPSSWTQNSTVLQASSPGSCVTTSLSTHSMLDFSAKRRHKLPADHNNSSEGNSTEAAPTLKKARVQGSSSPQSSLKVRKEKLGDRITALHQLVSPFGKTDTASVLQEAIGYIRFLQSQIEALSSPYLQQYHHQQQQQQPGNNEEEEEEEEEEEEEIKDLKSRGLCLVPVSFTMHVGGDDGADFWAPSLAGGF